From a single Nicotiana tabacum cultivar K326 chromosome 8, ASM71507v2, whole genome shotgun sequence genomic region:
- the LOC107763987 gene encoding xyloglucan endotransglucosylase protein 1-like: protein MASKVSTAMLLLSVLMSIQLLAASAGNFYRDAVITWGEGRGKIQEGGRGLALTLDKLSGSGFQSKNEYLFGRFDMQLKLVPGNSAGTVTTFFLSSQGEGHDEINFEFLGNVSGQPYTIHTNVYTQGKGNKEQQFHLWFDPTAAFHTYTIVWNPHRIVFLVDNSPIRVYNNHESIGIPFPKSQAMRVYCSLWNADEWATQGGRVKTDWTLAPFTAYYRNINIDGCAVLSGTSSCKSSNSANNAKPWQTHELDGKGRNRLRWVQSRHMVYNYCADSKRFPQGFSAECKSSRF, encoded by the exons ATGGCTTCTAAAGTTTCAACAGCAATGCTTCTGCTTAGCGTACTAATGAGCATCCAACTATTAGCAGCCTCAGCGGGTAACTTCTACAGAGACGCTGTGATTACTTGGGGCGAAGGACGTGGTAAAATACAAGAAGGCGGCAGAGGCCTCGCCCTCACTCTTGATAAACTTTCAGGCTCTGGTTTTCAGTCCAAGAATGAGTATTTATTCGGAAGATTTGATATGCAACTCAAGCTTGTCCCTGGAAATTCCGCTGGCACAGTCACCACTTTCTTT TTATCTTCACAAGGAGAAGGACATGATGAGATTAATTTTGAGTTCTTGGGCAATGTTTCTGGCCAGCCCTACACTATCCATACCAATGTTTATACACAAGGAAAAGGAAACAAAGAACAACAATTCCACCTTTGGTTCGATCCAACTGCTGCATTTCACACTTACACCATTGTCTGGAACCCTCATCGCATAGT GTTTTTAGTGGACAACAGCCCCATTAGAGTATACAACAACCATGAAAGCATAGGCATTCCATTCCCAAAGAGCCAAGCAATGAGAGTATACTGCAGCTTATGGAATGCAGATGAGTGGGCAACACAAGGAGGCAGAGTCAAAACAGATTGGACACTTGCTCCTTTCACTGCTTACTACAGAAACATCAATATCGATGGTTGTGCAGTGTTATCCGGTACCTCGTCATGTAAATCCAGCAATTCAGCAAACAATGCTAAGCCATGGCAAACTCATGAACTTGATGGAAAGGGAAGGAATAGACTAAGATGGGTGCAAAGCAGACACATGGTTTATAATTATTGTGCTGATTCTAAGAGGTTTCCTCAAGGTTTTTCAGCTGAGTGCAAGAGTTCAAGATTTTAG